The window CTGTTGCAAAAGCTGGAAGATTTTCATTACGAACATCATGAAAAGAAAACCATTAGCACAAAGGCCGATATGAAAGCTTTTATTGAAGAAAGCGTTGATTAAAAACAAACGCAACTTTTTGTGAACCTATATGGAAAATAACACCTCAATCATCTCGCCGGGCGAACTTACCGCGTTATTGTTATTGGCAAAGCAAGCCGGCTCCGGTATTTTAAGCGTTTACAATACGGATATCGAAGTAACGCTGAAAGATGATTTGTCGCCTTTAACGCTGGCGGATAAGGTATCCCATGATATCATTACCGAAGGTTTAACCGCGCTTACTCCTGCTATCCCGATAATTTCTGAAGAAGGCAAGGATATTCCCTATGAGACCAGGAAAAATTGGGAGTACTACTGGTGCGTTGATCCGCTTGATGGTACAAAGGAGTTTATTAAACGCAACGGCGAGTTTACCGTGAACATTGCGCTCATGCACAACAATACCCCGGTTTTAGGCATCATCTACGTACCCGTAACCGGCGATCTTTATTATGGAGGTGAGGGCATTGGCAGCTGGAAGGAAACAGCCGAAGGCGGGAAAACGCAAATTTATGCAGATGTAAAGGCAACGGAATGGATATCTGTGGGCAGCCGTTCGCATGCATCAGCAGAGGAAGCATCGCTGCTGGCGCGATACCCTGTTTCAGAAACAATTTCTATCGGAAGCTCCATTAAATTTTGCCTGATAGCCGAAGGTAAAGCTCATATTTACTACCGGCAGGGCCCAACCATGGAGTGGGATACCGCCGCCGGCCAGGCCATAGCCGTTTATAGTGGCGCTACAATGAGCAGGCCCGATGGCGAGCCATTTGAATACAACAAGCCATCGTTATTAAACGGAAGTTTTTTGGTAAAGGCGGGATAGGAGGGACAGGTATAATTTCGGACAAAAAAATCTAATTAGGCTTAATCACACTCAGATATAAAACACAACTTTGCATAAGATACCTTGCAAAAATGTTAAACTACCACCCGCAATTAAATAAGCAAAGCGGCCTTTTTCATGTAAGCGAACAACCGGGCATCCAGCTATTTGAGCCAAGGCCATCGCCGTCATATTTTTCCGAAATAAAAGGCGATGTAGTGTTTGCCATTGATGCCTCCTTATTACACAACTACCTGTTGCCACGCAATTGCCCGCGGGTTACTTTTTATCTTAATGCCGAAACTTTATGGGCAGATAAGGAAAGGTTTATGGGAAGTACTACGGCCAATCATGTTGTGGTTGTTGAGTCTGGCTGGTATCAGCGAATCTTAGAAGCTACCTTATATTGCTATCAACTGCCTGCGGATGGTTTTACACTGCTTGATGCCTGTGCGGGATATTATATCTGCTATCAACCGGTCGTACCAACATCGGTTACACCGGTAAATGATATCATCGGCGAATTACTTTGGCGTAATGTCGAACTGCGTTTTACGCCATCGATTATTCAACTGGCCAATGATGTAAGCCAATCATCACTTAACTTCTCAAATATCCGGATGAGGAACGCTAAATAAACGCCGGTGGCCTACTGATGCCATTAGCATAGATAAAATAAGGACATAGCGAATTTGAATGCCTGGTAATTCTTTAGTGGCCGGTATTCAAGTTACTCTTATAAAATCATAACAGGGTATCGGTTCCGTACAAAGCCATCTCCAGGCTGTTATCTAAATTGTAAATGTCGCCGAGGATTATCAGTTCGCCATCTTTTATTTCGCAGGTTAAATAGGTGATTTTGATGGGCATTGGTTTTTTAAGGTAGATGTTTTGCTTAAAGTAGGTGTTCAGTCCTTTATCCAAAGCCTTGATCTTGTCGGCCGAGTCGTCATTTTTTAGCAAAAGGGTTGCAAACCGGCGTGCCTGTTCAATGCGGATACAGCCGTTGCTTAAGGCCCGGTTCTTTTTTGCAAATAGCGATTGCTGCGGTGTATCATGCAGGTATATTTTATAAACGTTATCAAAACGGAACACTACCAATCCCAGCGCGTTGTCGCAGCCTATGGTTTGCCTGGCATAATATTGGGCCGGGCTATTTTTTATTTTGGCTAAATTAGCCGGGGTTGGTTCAATAAATTCGCCGGCCTTGGTGTATAATCCGTAGTGATTATTGTTTAGGTATGCGGTGTCGCTGATGGCGTTTGGCAGTATGGTAGCAGCGAACATTGCTGCCGGAACTTTCCATTCGGGAGCAGTTGTTAAATAGGTTACTGCGCTTTGCAGGGTAGGCGTAGGGGTTTCTGGTCTGCCCACAATCACTTTAAAATTACAGGTTGAATCTTTAATATGCAGTTTTAAGCTGTACGATGGAATATTGATATGGATGTAATATTTATCATCGGTATTAACCCATCTCAGGCGTTCCATGTTAATAGCAATTTTGCGTTCCTGGGCTTGCGGAAGCTCGTAACAATTGTTTTGGCGCAGGCCTTCAAGCAGGTAAAGTTTTCGCCTTAGTTCTGCGTATTCCGGCATGGTTGGCTGGGCGGAGGTTATAGTAGTTATTAAGTTTTTTTGCAACAGGGCCAGCGCCAGGGTTTTATCAGCCATAAAACCGGCATCAACCAAAGCATCAATTTTGTTTGCCGGATACTCCGGGTTTAGTTTTCCGTAATGCAGGTTATTTATCAGGTTGATGATGGCATCGGTTAACATAATATCAAACAAAGCCCGTTGCTCAAGGCGTACCTTTTTAGGGGTATCCAAAATGTTATGTAGTTGACCGTTAGTCAATTCTTTAGGATGGTAGTCGGCGTGCGAAAGTCCGAATTGCAACACGCAGTCAATCAGCCGCAGCGCCTGCCAGGCCGGCCCTTCGTAATTTTGTGGTTTTAACCATACGGGCATAAAGCCCGCCTGTGCGTACACGCGGGTTACCGATTTGGGGTAGTATAACTGCAACTCCACATCCTTGTTGGCCAGCTGCCTTTGAATCTCCTTACCTAATAGCGTATCGGCCGGGTTACTGCTATTGTTGGCAGCAAATGCGGCTTTAACACCGGTAACTGATAGCACGAGCATGGTTATGCCTGCCAATAAAATGCCTTTGTAAAGTTTCGGTTTCATGCCAATTAAATTATCCTGTAAAAATCGTTACATGAAGGCCCCGAAATAATGACTTCAGGCATGTTTTAACTTGATTTTAAGCAGGATAAATTCATGGAAAATAAAAAAGCGCCCGTGTAAACAGGCGCTCGCGATTATTAAATAATAAGGGGTCAAATTAAGTTGTAATATTGTTATTTACCTGTGCGGTGTCCAGCACCAAATTAAACAAGTCTTGCTTAACTTGTCTGAATTCGCGGGTTAGGTTGGCCATAAAGTTGGCCAGCTTTATCTGAGTGGATGCAAGTGCATCGGTATCTTCCGGAATAATATCTTCAGACATCAATTCCAACAGCCTTACCTGCCTTGTCAGCAGTTCTTCAACTTCTATGTCCTGCAGGTGCTTTAAAGCCTTGCCGGCGGCAATCAGCTGATGGATGTGGTTCATATCCTGCAAACCGGCAATATGCTTATCAAGTAATCTTTGCAGGAACGATGTTTCTATCTTGAAAAATTCAAGATCGGATAACCAGCGCCGGGCTATGATGTAATACTGTAATGAACGTGCAGATATTGATGTAGTAGCTTGCATACCAATTTTAGTAATTATTAAAATAGTGTTATTTACTGGCTGGTAAAATTACCAGGGCTTTAATACTAAAAAAATGACCATCGTCACCTTATGCAAATTAAGCGCGCTCAAACAGCCATTTAATTGGTTTAGGTTTTGCCTTTGCTTTAAGACCATATTGTTTAATACTTTTTTCTTTAATAAGGTTTACGGCTTCTTCAATATCATCGGTAACCAGGTAAAGGTCGGCATCAAATTCGCCTATAGTCGCGTTCTTTTTCATCACCTGTATATGTTCAAGCAGCTCTTTATGGTATTCGGTCCCGAAGATGATAACCGGGAAATTGTTTATTTTATGTGTTTGGATCAGGGTAAGCGCTTCAAAGTATTCATCTAAAGTGCCGTAGCCGCCAGGCATCACTATAAATGCAAAAGAGTATTTTACTAACAGTACCTTACGCAAAAAAAAGTGCTTCATGTATACCCACTTGTCCAGGTAGGGGTTTGGTTTTTGTTCAACAGGCAGCTGAATGTTGCAGCCTACCGATCGCCCGCCGACATCTCTGGCGCCGCGGTTGGCCGCTTCCATTAAGCCTGGTCCCCCGCCTGTTAGTATAGTAAAACCCAGTTTGGCAAATTCGGCCGCTGCTTTCCTGGTAAGCTGGTAGTAGGGGTGGTCTTCCTTATACCGGGCCGAGCCGAAGACGGTTATACACGGACCTATAAAATGCAGGGCCCTAAAGCCATGTATCAGGTCGGCCATGGTTTTAAACGTAAATTTGAGTTCGCTTAGCCTTGAATGCGGGCCTTCAAGAAACTGGATCTCGGCATTATTCATAATTGGGGTTATAGGAGGTTATATATAATAAAGTTGAATACCATACAAAGGTTGATGTTAATCGCCCTTTAAAACATGACTATGCTCATTAAAGTAAGTGGTTGTTATCAGTTTATAAACAGCGCGGGTTAACAGTGGCGGGTTAATAGCAACCAGCCGGTACAATGGAAAAAATGACTACCGTCACATTTAAACATGAAAACTATTATATTTTAATTGGCTGTTTATACCAATATTTGTGACGTTCGTCAGTTTATTGATAACACCTTTTTATGGAAAGTGCAGCCTTACTAAAAGCAATTATTGAAAACGCTATTGATGGTATAATTACTATCAACGGGCGGGGCATTGTAGAAACAATTAACCCATCGGCATGTAAGCTGTTTTTGTGTACCCCCGAAGACGTTGTTGGTAAAAATATATCGGTATTAATGCCGCAGCCTTACAAGGCACAGCATGACGAATATATACACCGTTATCAGCAAACACACGACCCGCACATTATTGGCATTGGCCGCGAGGTTACGGGTTTACGAACAGATGGCACAACCTTCCCTTTCAGGCTTGCCGTAAGCGAGGTTGATTTTGCAGGCAGAAAAATATACGCCGGTTTTATACATGACCTTTCACGGGAAAAAGAAGCCGAAGAACAATTAAAAGATTACGCCGCCCACCTGGAAGATTTAGTTGAGCAGCGCACCCAAACCCTTAAAAATACGGTACAGGCGTTGCAGCAGGCAAAAGAAGAGGTGAGTGTTTCGCTTGAAAAAGAGAAAGAACTGGGCCATTTGAAAAGCCGTTTTGTATCTATGGCATCGCACGAATTCAGGACGCCCTTAAGCGCGGTGCAGTTATCGGCATCATTAGTTGAAAAATACGCACAGCCTTATGATAATGCCAACATCCGCAAGCATGTGGCAAAAATTAAAAATGCGGTGGGTAATTTAACTACCATCCTTAATGATTTCCTGTCGCTCGAAAAACTGGAGGCCGGCCGGGTTGAACCAAGTTATACGCCGTTTGACCTGGTGAAATTTTCGGAAGAGATTACCGAAGAGCTGCAAATGGTTGCCAAGCAAAACCAAAACATCATTTATCAGCATACCGGTACACGCAGTATAGTAAATCTTGATCCAAACCTGCTTAAAAACTGTGTTATAAACCTGATATCGAATGCGATAAAATATTCGGGCGAAAATACTTTTATCGAGTTTAATACCGAAATTGCCGATAGCAATTGTGTAATAACCATTAAAGATAATGGCATAGGCATACCCGATACCGATCAAAAACATTTGTTTGAAGCATTTTTCCGTGCGCATAATACAGGTAATATTCCGGGTACCGGCCTGGGCCTTAATATTGTGGCGCGCTACACCAGTTTGATGGATGGCCGTATTGAATTTAAAAGCGATATAAACCAGGGAACTTTGTTCACCATAACTTTTCCAATATCATGAGTAAAAAAGTTTTGATTATTGAAGATAACAATGACATCCGCGAAAACGTAGTTGAAATTCTTGAGTTGGCCAACTACCAGGTATTTGATGCCAATAATGGCAAAAAAGGGGTGGAGCTTGCTATAAAAGAATTGCCTGATATTATTTTATGCGATATTATGATGCCCGAGCTGGATGGCTATGGCGTTTTATACATGCTGAACAAAAACACCGATACGGCTGCAATTCCTTTTATATTTTTAACAGCTAAAGCCGAGCGGGTTGATTTGCGCAAAGGGATGGAATTGGGTGCCGATGATTACCTTACCAAGCCTTTTGATGATATGGAGCTTTTAAACGCCATTGAAAGCCGGTTGAAGAAAAAAGAGCTGCACCAAAACTTTTACAGTAAATCGCTTGACAGGTTGAACAGCCTGATTGCAAAAAATGATGGCCTGGCCGAATTAAGAAAGATAATTGCCGAGCGTAAAGGCCGCCAGGTTAAAAAGAACCAGGTAATTTATTACGAGAGTGACAAGGGTAACGGCCTTTACCTGGTAATAACCGGCCGGATAAAAACAATAAAACTTGCCGAGGACGGGCGCGAACTGATGACCGGCATTTATGTGGATGATGACTACCTGGGTATTAACGCCGTTTTATCTAACGAACCTTATTCGGATACAGCAACTGCGCTTGAAGATAGTACGCTTTGCCTTATCCCCAAAGACCAGATAGATCACCTGCTGAACCATTATCCCGATGTAGCCCGCGAATTTATAAAATTACTGGCCAATGATATCCGCGATAAGGAAGACCAGCTCATGCAGCTGGCTTATCACTCGGTACGTAAACGCATGGCCGAAGCTTTAACCCGCCTGCACCGGCAGGATGCGGATAATGAGGGAATAAAGATCACCCGGGAAGACCTGGCCGCCATGGCCGGTATGGCTACAGAAACCGTAAGCCGCACACTATCTGATTTTAAAGATGAAGGACTGATAGAAAAAAAAGGCAGCCTGATAACTATTCTCAAACCAGAAAAGTTATCTAAAATGAAAAACTGATAACGATCATTTTTTGGGTTGATTGCGCTCATACTATTGCGGCCCGCGCAATTGTAGCTTTGTTTTTATAAACAACGTATAATGAAAGCGGTAGCATACAGTATAAAACCTTTTGAAAAAGAATACCTGGCGAAGGCTAATCAAAAGAAGCACGATATCACCCTGATTTCAAATCCTTTGGGGCCAGATACCGCTATTTATGCCGAGGGTAAAGACGCCGTTATTGTGTTTACCAACGATGATGTTTCGGCTGTTGTGATAGGCAAACTGGCCGCACTTGGCGTTAAATATATCGTTACCAGGTCGTCGGGTACCGATCATATCAACAAAGATGCCGCCGCCGCGCACCACATAAAAATTGCAAACGTACCTTCTTACTCGCCGCAGGCCATTGCCGAGCATGCCGTAGCCATGGCCTTCGCCCTTAACCGGCAGGTAGTTAAAGCCGATCAGCATAGCCACGCATTTGATTTTAGGAACGATGGCCTCATCGGTTTTAATTTTGCAGGCAAAACCGTAGGCATTGTTGGGCTGGGCAGCACCGGTAGGGCCGCAGCTGCAATTTACCATGGGCTGGGTTGTGATGTTATTGGTTATGATCTTTTTTTTCCGGCTGATGAACCTTACACCAAACCTGTATCACTGGAATATTTACTGGAAAATGCAGACATCATAACCCTGCACGTTCCGTTAACAGCCGATACCCGGCATTTTATAAATACCGAAAGTATTGCGAAAATGAAAAACGGAGTGATGCTGATAAACACCTCCCGCGGTTTGCTTGTCAATACCGCCGATGCGCTTTCGGCGATAAAAAGCGGCAAAATAGGATACCTGGGTATTGATGTGTATGAATTTGAAAAAGGCTTGTTCTTTGAAGATCACCAAAAAGATGCCATAAAAGATCCTTTATTAAATAAGTTGATGGAGCACCCGAATGTGCTGGTAACACCACACCAGGCATACCTTACCCGCGAAGCGCTACAGGAAATAGCAAATTCAACTATAAAAAGTCTTGATTTGTGGCAGCAAAACAAATGTGTAGGTAAAGCCTGCGCCTGCGCCAAAGAATGCCAGAAAACGGTACCCAACAATATACTGACCGAAGTTAATAATGGAAAATAAATCGCTCCTGCTTACCGATAAATATAATGTAGCTGTTCCGCGCTACACCAGTTATCCAACAATGCCTTATTGGGATGCCAATACCTTTAGCCCTGAGCTGTGGCAGCAATCTGTAAAGTTTTCATTTACCGAAAGCAATGCGCAATCGGGTATCAGTTTATACATCCATTTGCCTTATTGCGAAAGTTTGTGTACTTATTGCGGCTGCAATACGCGTATTACCAAAAATCACAGGGTTGAAGAACCTTATCTAGCCGCGGTTTTAAAAGAATGGGATATGTACCTGGCGATTTTTAACGACCGGCCGGTGATAAAAGAAATTCATATGGGTGGAGGTACGCCTACTTTTTTTAGCCCCAAAAACCTGCAAACGCTTATAAAAGGCATTATTAAAAATGCAACTATACACGCCGATGCCGAATTTAGTTTTGAAGCACACCCGGCAAATACAACGGTAGGCCATCTGCAGGTTTTGTATGATCTGGGCTTCAGAAGGCTATCATTAGGCATACAGGATTTTGATCCCAAAGTACAGTTTATCATCAACCGCCATCAAACTGCCGACCAGGTGATGGCCGTAACCCAGCAAGCCCGCCGGATAGGCTATACATCAATCAATTACGATTTGATATACGGACTGCCTTTACAAACTTTGGCCGGCCTTGCCGATACCATGAACAAGGTAGCCTTATTCAGGCCGGATAGGATAGCATTTTATAGCTATGCCCATGTGCCCTGGATAAAACCCGGCCAAAGGCGTTTTACTGAACAGGACCTGCCCGATGCCGCCGCCAAAACCAAACTTCACGAAACCGGGAGGGCTTTATTAATGCACTATGGTTACCACGAAATTGGCATGGATCATTTTGCATTACCCGGCGATACGCTTTTGCATGCAGAACAAAATGGCAAGCTACACCGCAATTTTATGGGCTACACTCATCAGCATACCCAGTTACAGGTTGGCCTGGGGGTATCCGCCATCAGCGACTCGTGGTACGGCTTTGCGCAAAACGTAAAAACGGTTGAGGAGTACTTTCAACTGATAACCGATGGCCAACTGCCCGTATTTAAAGGCCATATTTTAACTGCTGAGGATTTGATAGTCAGGAAGCATATCCTGAACATTATGTGCACGGGCCAAACAGTATGGAACCATCATGGCGAGCCTTGCACTGCCGTAGCCGACGGATTGGATAGATTAGATGCCCTGGCCGACGACGGCCTGGTTGAATTAACCTCCCTGGGGCTTACAGTTACCGAAATGGGCAAACGCTACCTGCGTAACATTTGTATGTGCCTTGATGCCCGGCTATGGGCCGATAAGCCCGCTACGCAGTTGTTTAGTATGGCTATATAAATTATGGATGCCGAATACCCGATGCCAAGTCGTTATGATTAGGTGTCGGGTATTTGGCGTTTAATAATTTATCAATCGCTCATTACTGTGCACCCACATCTCTCGAATATCTTAATTAGTAAAAACAAAATGTCATTTCGACGAATCGGAAGGGCACGTGTTCAGGGGGAGAGGAGAAATCTTTTACGCCCTACATTCCTCGAAGTATTGTAGAAATAGCAGGGCGTAGAAGATTTCTCCTCGTACCTCGTCGAAATGACATTTTTCCTTGAAACGATGTGGGTACACGTAGACTTACATGCATTAGTTGATTGCCGTTGGCTTCAGCCGAATTTTTGCATTCGGCTTTAAGCTTTTTTCTATAGTGGTTTTAACCCAAACAAAAGCCAGGTAACACTTAAGTTCCTGGCTTTTGTTTGGATTATGATGTTGGTTTTTGGGGCGAGTTTTTACGGTTTGGCTATCTCCAACACAACCCGGCCGTCAATTTTGCCGGCTTTCATATCATCAAAAACAGTGTTGATATCCTCTAATTTAGCAGCATGCACGGTTGCCTTAACCTTGCCTTCAACAGCAAATGCAATGGCTTCTTCCATATCTTTACGGGTGCCGACTATTGATCCTCTTACGGTGTAGCGGTTAAGCACGGTTTCAAATATCGGCAAATCAAAGGCGCCCTTCGGTAATCCGTTCAGCGCGATGGTACCTTTACGCCGCAGGGCTGATATTCCCTGGCTGAAAGCAATTGGCGATACCGCGGTAACAAGTACTCCATGCATTCCCCCGGTTTCTTTTTGCAGATAAGCGCCGGGATCCTGCTCTTTGGCGTTAACAACCAGTTCGGCACCCAGTTTTTTTGCAAGTTCCAGTTTATCATCAGCCACATCAATTGCAGCCACATGCATGCCCATAGCTTTTGCATATTGTACGGCAAGGTGCCCTAAACCGCCAACGCCGGATATAGCCACCCATTCGCCTGGCTTAACTTCGGTTTCTTTTAGTCCTTTATACACAGTTACGCCGGCACAAATAATTGGCGCCATCTCGGTAAAATTGATGCCCGCCGGGAAGTGCGCCACATAACGCGGATCGGCCAAAACATATTCGGCGAAGCCGCCGTCTACACTGTATCCGCCATTTTGCTGTGTTCCGCAAAGCGTTTCCCAGCCGGTGATACAAAACTCGCAGCAGCCGCAGGCACTGTGCAGCCATGGCACGCCTACAATATCGCCCTCTTTTACGTTTTTAACATCGGCGCCCATTGCTACCACATAGCCAATAGCTTCGTGGCCGGGTATAAGGGGTAGCTTGGGTTTAACCGGCCAGTCGCCATTGCAGGCGTGTAAATCGGTATGGCAAACACCACATGCAATTACTTTAACCAGTATCTGGTTTGCGTTCGGGGTTTTAACCTCCACATCTTCAATTTGTAATGGTGCGCCAAACTCACGTATCACGGCGGCTTTCATTTTTTGAGGAATCATAAGTGTAAATTATATGATGAAGGCAATCAGCATTAACACATGAAGTGCTATGCTTGCAGCAAACAGGGTAAGCAGGGTTTTAATACCGGCGCCGCCCATACCGGCTATAATGTTGGCAAAAAATAAAGTTAAGGTTACAACCAAAACAAGTATTGGCGCATTAAAATAATATATTAAAAAGGCAGGTACCGGCAAAAAAAACACGCCCTGGAAAACCAGTGATACCAAAAACCACAATGTTTTGCTTTCGGTTTGGCTGTTAACAAAGGTGTTCCATTTGTAAGCTAAGCTATTGGTGCTTTTTTTTGTAGTGGGTTGGGCGGTCCATTGGACACGGGTACTCATTGTAGTTTCCATGATTCAATTTATTTTTTATACCACAAATATCCGGGGAATCAATAGGGTGCACCATGATAACAGGCACTGCAAAAAGTGATGATCGTCATACTGAGTGGTAAAATTTCGCGAAATTCTGAAGCTGAAGTGACATCAAAAATAAAGACTGTCATGCTGAGTGGTAAAATTTCGCGAAATTCTG is drawn from Mucilaginibacter ginsenosidivorax and contains these coding sequences:
- a CDS encoding 2-hydroxyacid dehydrogenase, with amino-acid sequence MKAVAYSIKPFEKEYLAKANQKKHDITLISNPLGPDTAIYAEGKDAVIVFTNDDVSAVVIGKLAALGVKYIVTRSSGTDHINKDAAAAHHIKIANVPSYSPQAIAEHAVAMAFALNRQVVKADQHSHAFDFRNDGLIGFNFAGKTVGIVGLGSTGRAAAAIYHGLGCDVIGYDLFFPADEPYTKPVSLEYLLENADIITLHVPLTADTRHFINTESIAKMKNGVMLINTSRGLLVNTADALSAIKSGKIGYLGIDVYEFEKGLFFEDHQKDAIKDPLLNKLMEHPNVLVTPHQAYLTREALQEIANSTIKSLDLWQQNKCVGKACACAKECQKTVPNNILTEVNNGK
- a CDS encoding DUF6886 family protein, producing MLNYHPQLNKQSGLFHVSEQPGIQLFEPRPSPSYFSEIKGDVVFAIDASLLHNYLLPRNCPRVTFYLNAETLWADKERFMGSTTANHVVVVESGWYQRILEATLYCYQLPADGFTLLDACAGYYICYQPVVPTSVTPVNDIIGELLWRNVELRFTPSIIQLANDVSQSSLNFSNIRMRNAK
- the adhP gene encoding alcohol dehydrogenase AdhP produces the protein MIPQKMKAAVIREFGAPLQIEDVEVKTPNANQILVKVIACGVCHTDLHACNGDWPVKPKLPLIPGHEAIGYVVAMGADVKNVKEGDIVGVPWLHSACGCCEFCITGWETLCGTQQNGGYSVDGGFAEYVLADPRYVAHFPAGINFTEMAPIICAGVTVYKGLKETEVKPGEWVAISGVGGLGHLAVQYAKAMGMHVAAIDVADDKLELAKKLGAELVVNAKEQDPGAYLQKETGGMHGVLVTAVSPIAFSQGISALRRKGTIALNGLPKGAFDLPIFETVLNRYTVRGSIVGTRKDMEEAIAFAVEGKVKATVHAAKLEDINTVFDDMKAGKIDGRVVLEIAKP
- the hemN gene encoding oxygen-independent coproporphyrinogen III oxidase, encoding MENKSLLLTDKYNVAVPRYTSYPTMPYWDANTFSPELWQQSVKFSFTESNAQSGISLYIHLPYCESLCTYCGCNTRITKNHRVEEPYLAAVLKEWDMYLAIFNDRPVIKEIHMGGGTPTFFSPKNLQTLIKGIIKNATIHADAEFSFEAHPANTTVGHLQVLYDLGFRRLSLGIQDFDPKVQFIINRHQTADQVMAVTQQARRIGYTSINYDLIYGLPLQTLAGLADTMNKVALFRPDRIAFYSYAHVPWIKPGQRRFTEQDLPDAAAKTKLHETGRALLMHYGYHEIGMDHFALPGDTLLHAEQNGKLHRNFMGYTHQHTQLQVGLGVSAISDSWYGFAQNVKTVEEYFQLITDGQLPVFKGHILTAEDLIVRKHILNIMCTGQTVWNHHGEPCTAVADGLDRLDALADDGLVELTSLGLTVTEMGKRYLRNICMCLDARLWADKPATQLFSMAI
- a CDS encoding response regulator, coding for MSKKVLIIEDNNDIRENVVEILELANYQVFDANNGKKGVELAIKELPDIILCDIMMPELDGYGVLYMLNKNTDTAAIPFIFLTAKAERVDLRKGMELGADDYLTKPFDDMELLNAIESRLKKKELHQNFYSKSLDRLNSLIAKNDGLAELRKIIAERKGRQVKKNQVIYYESDKGNGLYLVITGRIKTIKLAEDGRELMTGIYVDDDYLGINAVLSNEPYSDTATALEDSTLCLIPKDQIDHLLNHYPDVAREFIKLLANDIRDKEDQLMQLAYHSVRKRMAEALTRLHRQDADNEGIKITREDLAAMAGMATETVSRTLSDFKDEGLIEKKGSLITILKPEKLSKMKN
- a CDS encoding LOG family protein, with the translated sequence MNNAEIQFLEGPHSRLSELKFTFKTMADLIHGFRALHFIGPCITVFGSARYKEDHPYYQLTRKAAAEFAKLGFTILTGGGPGLMEAANRGARDVGGRSVGCNIQLPVEQKPNPYLDKWVYMKHFFLRKVLLVKYSFAFIVMPGGYGTLDEYFEALTLIQTHKINNFPVIIFGTEYHKELLEHIQVMKKNATIGEFDADLYLVTDDIEEAVNLIKEKSIKQYGLKAKAKPKPIKWLFERA
- a CDS encoding L,D-transpeptidase scaffold domain-containing protein: MKPKLYKGILLAGITMLVLSVTGVKAAFAANNSSNPADTLLGKEIQRQLANKDVELQLYYPKSVTRVYAQAGFMPVWLKPQNYEGPAWQALRLIDCVLQFGLSHADYHPKELTNGQLHNILDTPKKVRLEQRALFDIMLTDAIINLINNLHYGKLNPEYPANKIDALVDAGFMADKTLALALLQKNLITTITSAQPTMPEYAELRRKLYLLEGLRQNNCYELPQAQERKIAINMERLRWVNTDDKYYIHINIPSYSLKLHIKDSTCNFKVIVGRPETPTPTLQSAVTYLTTAPEWKVPAAMFAATILPNAISDTAYLNNNHYGLYTKAGEFIEPTPANLAKIKNSPAQYYARQTIGCDNALGLVVFRFDNVYKIYLHDTPQQSLFAKKNRALSNGCIRIEQARRFATLLLKNDDSADKIKALDKGLNTYFKQNIYLKKPMPIKITYLTCEIKDGELIILGDIYNLDNSLEMALYGTDTLL
- a CDS encoding PAS domain-containing sensor histidine kinase, whose product is MESAALLKAIIENAIDGIITINGRGIVETINPSACKLFLCTPEDVVGKNISVLMPQPYKAQHDEYIHRYQQTHDPHIIGIGREVTGLRTDGTTFPFRLAVSEVDFAGRKIYAGFIHDLSREKEAEEQLKDYAAHLEDLVEQRTQTLKNTVQALQQAKEEVSVSLEKEKELGHLKSRFVSMASHEFRTPLSAVQLSASLVEKYAQPYDNANIRKHVAKIKNAVGNLTTILNDFLSLEKLEAGRVEPSYTPFDLVKFSEEITEELQMVAKQNQNIIYQHTGTRSIVNLDPNLLKNCVINLISNAIKYSGENTFIEFNTEIADSNCVITIKDNGIGIPDTDQKHLFEAFFRAHNTGNIPGTGLGLNIVARYTSLMDGRIEFKSDINQGTLFTITFPIS
- the cysQ gene encoding 3'(2'),5'-bisphosphate nucleotidase CysQ, yielding MENNTSIISPGELTALLLLAKQAGSGILSVYNTDIEVTLKDDLSPLTLADKVSHDIITEGLTALTPAIPIISEEGKDIPYETRKNWEYYWCVDPLDGTKEFIKRNGEFTVNIALMHNNTPVLGIIYVPVTGDLYYGGEGIGSWKETAEGGKTQIYADVKATEWISVGSRSHASAEEASLLARYPVSETISIGSSIKFCLIAEGKAHIYYRQGPTMEWDTAAGQAIAVYSGATMSRPDGEPFEYNKPSLLNGSFLVKAG